A single Anabas testudineus chromosome 10, fAnaTes1.2, whole genome shotgun sequence DNA region contains:
- the fhdc2 gene encoding FH2 domain-containing protein 1, with product MLINLTVAIKETCAFHGRQPTYPSVASEAVEVTAMDTHVVLVAPSPPSLAPPPPPPPPPPPPASSSPFSRTDSARRSRLRKLNWERIPKEKVEGRKSVWSGAAPGEDEFPIDLHSLDELFGQKDSKPQDSTSTLRRRSVLLRCRSPQDSSEEISLLDSKRSMNIGIFLRQFKMPAKEIVEDIRQGAGDRYGAEKLSELCKLLPDTEEESRLRRFSGERSCLGQPDLFMLLLVEVPSFRLRLDAMILQQEFDPAVTSLCVAARCLREAARELLSCPELHSILRLVLKAGNYMNAGGYAGNAAGFRISSLLKLADTKANKPGMNLLHFVAMEAVKKDQSLLSFPSQLGHVGSASRLCEESVEEDLSKLKSRVVALKANIQTEAEIQQHTQSFLQVAEEYLKKAEDEVEGMRMSSQALVEFFCEDDSTFKLEEACRVIHSFCLRFQKAVQENAERKLKEQKRLARQREIGEKRRSLAVCTGLDLGLSLAREPHSQENQDELEKLLEKNLSYTWSRRSLRSSHSRRYSHHLNTDTQNSSMLKSFPELGTSPTLTSYHSNSSSEHENTSVLCSSPETDGTCSPIDQEPALGRGDSAQPSRTTNRSMEAAQDSHIATFSHPQHERGFKYKQRGTDNISYVLQGQQKKTDITDVHVASLSTESSSSSYTNSATIRTDTPTLSVESQTSTLRHKFGLPVTDNSCPRQNKFDDSIVSEPVPQTVHTRRILSHSDTVALLTSEKQSHSSLNASDKAQSQPQMRETSAMMKLPDAGLRKQADSEVASTPVEENWMPSSLPDFNQPQPDCDLPCPEREVAKPYSRVGETLECHTLVKGLRSYDTLSPPTSPLPRPGQSLCSKWRKEREVDLREGASPGSPTSKEETRTMKIPVRSGIGAKRGLVSRTGPSNSTGIPRVRSKTEHSNGAPAPTSPSGSNRLSTTRSISMRSPSVARLAAVQAEVKRSNTTRERTVSETQTEGKLTLTRRSSDRSVPEKLSDGTLPAFIRGSPLRVSKRLAPNSDTQVPSQLRAAHSPSSATAKTIRTAVITAARNKTAKTTSTSPSPTNSKIPTASRIPGLKVPRATAAQPLWR from the exons ATGCTCATCAACCTGACTGTGGCCATAAAAGAAACTTGTGCCTTTCATGGAAGACAGCCTACCTACCCCAGCGTTGCCTCTGAAGCTGTGGAAGTGACAGCCATGGATACACATGTGGTCCTAGTTGCCCCTTCGCCACCTTCCCTtgcacctccaccacctccgcctccacctcctcctccacctgcatCTTCCTCTCCTTTCAGTCGGACGGACAGTGCCCGTCGGAGCCGCCTGAGGAAGCTGAATTGGGAGCGTATTCCCAAAGAAAAGGTGGAGGGGAGGAAGAGTGTGTGGAGTGGGGCAGCCCCAGGCGAAGACGAGTTCCCCATTGACCTCCATTCTCTGGATGAGCTGTTTGGTCAGAAGGACAGTAAGCCCCAGGACAGTACCAGCACCCTGAGACGCCGGTCTGTTCTGCTGCGCTGCAGATCGCCGCAGGACAGCTCAGAAGAG ATCTCCCTATTGGACTCCAAACGCAGCATGAACATTGGAATATTTCTACGCCAGTTCAAGAT GCCTGCTAAAGAGATAGTGGAGGATATCAGGCAGGGAGCTGGAGACCGTTACGGAGCAGAGAAGCTCTCAGAGCTCTGCAAGTTGCTGCCTGACACCGAGGAG GAGTCCCGCCTGAGGAGGTTCAGTGGGGAGCGGAGCTGCCTTGGACAGCCTGATCTTTTTATGCTGCTGTTGGTGGAAGTCCCCAG TTTTCGGCTTCGTCTGGATGCCATGATCTTGCAACAAGAGTTTGACCCCGCTGtgacctctctgtgtgtggcAGCCAGATGTCTGAGGGAGGCAGCCAGAG AACTGCTGAGCTGTCCTGAGTTACACTCCATCCTTCGTTTGGTGCTGAAAGCTGGGAACTACATGAATGCT GGTGGATATGCAGGAAATGCTGCTGGATTTCGAATTTCATCTCTGCTGAAGCTTGCTGACACCAAAGCCAATAAGCCAGGGATGAATCTGCTGCATTTTGTAGCTATG gAAGCTGTGAAAAAGGACCAGAGTTTGCTGTCATTTCCCAGCCAACTAGGCCATGTTGGCTCCGCTTCCAG GCTGTGTGAGGAGTCTGTGGAGGAGGACTTATCCAAGTTAAAAAGCAGGGTGGTTGCCCTGAAGGCAAACATCCAGACCGAGGCAGAGATTCAGCAGCACACGCAGTCTTTCCTGCAG GTGGCTGAGGAGTATCTGAAGAAGGCAGAGGATGAAGTGGAGGGCATGAGGATGTCGAGTCAGGCTCTGGTGGAGTTCTTCTGTGAGGATGACAGCACTTTCAAACTTGAGGAAGCGTGCAGGGTCATCCATTCGTTTTGCCTCCGCTTTCAAAAAGCTGTACAG gAGAATGCAGAGCGGAAACTGAAGGAACAGAAACGTCTGGCACGTCAGCGTGAGATAGGGGAAAAACGTCGGTCTCTGGCTGTTTGCACTGGACTGGACCTGGGGCTTAGCCTTGCCAGAGAGCCTCACAGTCAAGAAAACCAAGATGAGCTGGAGAAACTCCTGGAGAAGAACTTGAGCTACACTTGGAGTCGGCGTAGCCTGAGAAGCTCACATTCCCGCAGATACTCCCACCACCTCAACACGGACACGCAAAACTCTTCCATGCTCAAGAGCTTTCCTGAGCTGGGAACCAGCCCAACATTGACCAGTTATCACTCTAACAGTTCTTCTGAACATGAGAACACTTCTGTACTTTGCAGCTCTCCAGAGACTGATGGCACATGTTCCCCCATTGACCAAGAACCTGCCCTGGGTAGAGGAGACAGTGCTCAACCCAGTCGAACAACAAACCGGAGCATGGAAGCAGCTCAGGACTCACACATTGCTACATTTAGTCATCCTCAACATGAACGTGGATTCAAATACAAGCAACGAGGGACTGACAACATTTCCTATGTGCTGCAGGGCCAACAGAAGAAAACTGACATTACAGATGTGCATGTGGCGTCACTGAGCACAGAATCTTCATCCAGTTCCTATACAAACTCTGCTACCATACGTACTGACACACCTACGCTAAGTGTTGAAAGTCAGACCTCAACTCTCAGACATAAGTTTGGCCTGCCAGTAACAGACAACAGTTGCCCTCGTCAGAATAAATTTGATGACTCTATCGTCAGTGAGCCCGTACCTCAGACTGTTCATACTCGCAGAATACTttctcacagtgacacagtggcTCTGCTGACATCTGAGAAGCAATCACACTCATCTTTAAATGCATCAGATAAAGCCCAGTCACAACCCCAGATGAGAGAGACAAGTGCTATGATGAAGTTGCCTGATGCTGGTCTAAGAAAGCAGGCGGACTCAGAAGTTGCATCCACTCCTGTGGAGGAGAACTGGATGCCCTCTAGTCTACCGGACTTCAACCAACCACAGCCAGACTGTGACTTACCATGCCCAGAGCGAGAGGTTGCAAAGCCATACTCCCGTGTTGGGGAGACCCTGGAGTGTCACACTCTGGTGAAAGGCCTCCGATCCTATGACACCTTGTCACCCCCAACCTCTCCACTCCCTCGACCAGGGCAAAGCCTCTGCTCCAAgtggaggaaagagagggaggtaGACCTTCGAGAAGGTGCATCTCCAGGATCTCCAACATCAAAGGAAGAGACTCGAACTATGAAGATACCTGTACGTAGTGGAATAGGGGCCAAAAGAGGACTCGTGTCACGTACCGGACCTTCCAACAGCACAGGGATTCCTAGGGTCCGCTCCAAAACTGAGCATTCAAACGGTGCCCCAGCCCCTACAAGTCCATCCGGTTCTAACCGTCTATCTACTACTCGCAGCATATCCATGCGCTCCCCTTCTGTTGCTCGACTAGCTGCGGTTCAGGCAGAAGTGAAACGAAGTAACACTACACGGGAGAGAACTGTAAGTGAGACACAGACTGAAGGCAAGCTCACCTTAACCCGCAGGTCGTCAGACAGATCTGTACCAGAAAAGCTCTCCGACGGTACCCTGCCAGCTTTTATCAGAGGATCTCCTCTTCGTGTGTCTAAACGACTGGCACCAAACTCCGATACTCAGGTTCCCTCCCAGCTTCGCGCCGCCCACAGCCCATCCTCTGCCACAGCCAAGACCATACGCACAGCTGTCATAACTGCTGCTCGTAATAAAACTGCTAAGACTACAAGCACAAGCCCCTCTCCTACTAACTCTAAAATCCCTACAGCTTCAAGGATACCTGGTCTCAAAGTGCCTCGAGCCACTGCAGCTCAGCCACTGTGGAGGTGA
- the rhogd gene encoding ras homolog gene family, member Gd produces MQTIKCVVVGDGAVGKTCLLISYTTNAFPEEYIPTVFDNYSAQMSVDGRTVSLNLWDTAGQEEYDRLRTLSYPQTNVFIICFSIGSPSSHANVRHKWHPEVSHHCPNVPILLVGTKKDLRSDAETVKKLKEQGLAPTTQQQGNALAKQIGAVKYMECSALLQEGVREVFADAVRAVLYPVTKKNAKKCVLL; encoded by the coding sequence ATGCAGACCATAAAGTGTGTGGTGGTGGGTGACGGGGCAGTGGGTAAAACCTGTCTACTCATCTCATATACCACTAATGCTTTCCCTGAAGAGTACATTCCCACAGTGTTTGACAACTACAGTGCTCAGATGAGCGTGGATGGCCGCACAGTCAGTCTCAACTTGTGGGACACAGCAGGCCAAGAGGAGTACGATCGTCTTCGCACTCTCTCCTATCCACAGACCAACGTCTTCATCATATGCTTTTCCATTGGTAGCCCCTCCTCCCATGCCAATGTCAGGCACAAGTGGCACCCTGAAGTGTCTCACCACTGCCCAAATGTGCCCATCCTGCTTGTGGGCACCAAGAAGGACCTGAGGAGTGATGCAGAGACGGTGAAGAAGCTGAAGGAGCAGGGTCTGGCCCCTACCACCCAGCAGCAGGGCAACGCCCTGGCCAAGCAGATTGGAGCTGTGAAATACATGGAGTGTTCGGCTCTACTGCAGGAAGGTGTCAGGGAGGTGTTTGCTGACGCTGTGAGAGCAGTGTTGTATCCAGTCACAAAAAAGAACGCCAAGAAGTGTGTGCTTTTGTAA